Proteins from a genomic interval of Gossypium hirsutum isolate 1008001.06 chromosome A09, Gossypium_hirsutum_v2.1, whole genome shotgun sequence:
- the LOC107889137 gene encoding ankyrin repeat-containing protein BDA1-like isoform X1 — MDESLRTAVSDLYSLIQRNGNVLRSFDEVEFMETPLHVAAEEGCIGFAMEMMNLKPSFARKLNQKDLSPIHIAVKKGHKEMVLRFLEIDKDLVRVKGKKGKTPLHLISKVGNPDGLVDRFLEVCPQSIKNVTTRNRTALHIAAEKNRLDSFQVLIRTLKKKDYCQEVVNRKDEDGNTALHIAAINNQPQMLKLLLECKADKHETNEAGLTALEAAHQ, encoded by the exons ATGGATGAAAGTTTGAGAACAGCTGTTAGTGATTTGTATTCATTAATTCAAAGAAATGGAAATGTTTTGAGGAGTTTTGATGAAGTGGAGTTTATGGAAACTCCATTACACGTAGCTGCAGAAGAAGGATGCATTGGGTTCGCAATGGAGATGATGAACTTAAAGCCATCATTTGCCAGGAAGCTAAACCAAAAAGATTTAAGCCCAATTCACATTGCGGTTAAAAAAGGGCATAAAGAGATGGTGTTACGCTTCCTAGAGATCGATAAAGATCTTGTTCGTGTCAAAGGGAAGAAGGGTAAGACTCCCTTGCACTTGATAAGTAAAGTTGGAAACCCTGATGGCTTGGTCGATAGGTTTTTGGAGGTTTGTCCCCAAAGTATCAAAAACGTTACAACTAGGAATCGTACTGCTTTGCATATTGCAGCGGAAAAGAATAGATTGGACTCTTTCCAAGTTCTAATTCGAACACTTAAAAAGAAAGACTACTGTCAAGAAGTAGTGAACAGGAAAGACGAAGATGGCAACACTGCACTGCACATAGCTGCTATCAATAATCAACCCCAG ATGCTCAAACTACTACTAGAATGCAAAGCTGATAAGCATGAGACCAATGAGGCTGGTTTGACGGCACTGGAGGCAGCGCATCAATAG
- the LOC107889137 gene encoding ankyrin repeat-containing protein BDA1-like isoform X2, producing MDESLRTAVSDLYSLIQRNGNVLRSFDEVEFMETPLHVAAEEGCIGFAMEMMNLKPSFARKLNQKDLSPIHIAVKKGHKEMVLRFLEIDKDLVRVKGKKGKTPLHLISKVGNPDGLVDRFLEVCPQSIKNVTTRNRTALHIAAEKNRLDSFQVLIRTLKKKDYCQEVVNRKDEDGNTALHIAAINNQPQNAKLISMRPMRLV from the exons ATGGATGAAAGTTTGAGAACAGCTGTTAGTGATTTGTATTCATTAATTCAAAGAAATGGAAATGTTTTGAGGAGTTTTGATGAAGTGGAGTTTATGGAAACTCCATTACACGTAGCTGCAGAAGAAGGATGCATTGGGTTCGCAATGGAGATGATGAACTTAAAGCCATCATTTGCCAGGAAGCTAAACCAAAAAGATTTAAGCCCAATTCACATTGCGGTTAAAAAAGGGCATAAAGAGATGGTGTTACGCTTCCTAGAGATCGATAAAGATCTTGTTCGTGTCAAAGGGAAGAAGGGTAAGACTCCCTTGCACTTGATAAGTAAAGTTGGAAACCCTGATGGCTTGGTCGATAGGTTTTTGGAGGTTTGTCCCCAAAGTATCAAAAACGTTACAACTAGGAATCGTACTGCTTTGCATATTGCAGCGGAAAAGAATAGATTGGACTCTTTCCAAGTTCTAATTCGAACACTTAAAAAGAAAGACTACTGTCAAGAAGTAGTGAACAGGAAAGACGAAGATGGCAACACTGCACTGCACATAGCTGCTATCAATAATCAACCCCAG AATGCAAAGCTGATAAGCATGAGACCAATGAGGCTGGTTTGA